A window of Belonocnema kinseyi isolate 2016_QV_RU_SX_M_011 chromosome 9, B_treatae_v1, whole genome shotgun sequence contains these coding sequences:
- the LOC117179788 gene encoding uncharacterized protein LOC117179788 isoform X1, whose product MASKNAKFGIITVALLCMSISCDAIRCYQCSSDTDPEDQDICGSYNKFDTERNIAIECNSEESHMPGSFCVKITQQSPRGFIWDGRWRQVIRRCASVASTGVTGVCNWGVYENGVYWEECYCSEDSCNGASSFGGISILYTSVLAIIPLFLFAR is encoded by the exons ATGgcatcgaaaaatgcaaaatttggaataataactGTAGCACTATTGTGCATGTCTATAA GCTGCGACGCAATAAGATGCTACCAATGTAGTTCAGATACAGACCCAGAAGACCAGGACATATGCGGATCATACAACAAATTTGATACTGAAAGAAACATTGCTATTGAATGCAACAGTGAAGAATCTCACATGCCAGGTtcattttgtgtgaaaattacaCAACAAAGTCCACGTGGTTTCATTT ggGATGGAAGATGGCGACAAGTAATTCGAAGATGCGCTTCTGTCGCTAGTACTGGAGTTACTGGTGTCTGCAATTGGGGCGTATACGAAAATGGTGTTTATTGGGAAGAGTGTTATTGTTCAGAAGATTCTTGCAACGGAGCTTCGAGTTTTGGTGGGATTTCTATTTTATACACATCGGTCCTAgcaattattcccctatttttattTGCACGATAA
- the LOC117179788 gene encoding uncharacterized protein LOC117179788 isoform X2: MTSGCDAIRCYQCSSDTDPEDQDICGSYNKFDTERNIAIECNSEESHMPGSFCVKITQQSPRGFIWDGRWRQVIRRCASVASTGVTGVCNWGVYENGVYWEECYCSEDSCNGASSFGGISILYTSVLAIIPLFLFAR, translated from the exons ATGACGTCAG GCTGCGACGCAATAAGATGCTACCAATGTAGTTCAGATACAGACCCAGAAGACCAGGACATATGCGGATCATACAACAAATTTGATACTGAAAGAAACATTGCTATTGAATGCAACAGTGAAGAATCTCACATGCCAGGTtcattttgtgtgaaaattacaCAACAAAGTCCACGTGGTTTCATTT ggGATGGAAGATGGCGACAAGTAATTCGAAGATGCGCTTCTGTCGCTAGTACTGGAGTTACTGGTGTCTGCAATTGGGGCGTATACGAAAATGGTGTTTATTGGGAAGAGTGTTATTGTTCAGAAGATTCTTGCAACGGAGCTTCGAGTTTTGGTGGGATTTCTATTTTATACACATCGGTCCTAgcaattattcccctatttttattTGCACGATAA